Proteins encoded within one genomic window of Gloeobacter kilaueensis JS1:
- a CDS encoding SDR family oxidoreductase, with the protein MRLKPLAQQVVVVFGASSGIGRETALRLAQKDAKLVVAARTESALVSLVETIRAQGGQAVYQLADAARIDEVQAVAERAIVEYGRLDTWVQVAGTAVIGPFLETTAAEFERVVQVNLLGQVYGAMAALPHLKRQGGALIHISSVEARRSMPLQSAYAASKHGIEGFLDSLRLELEHDRLLVSVTNILPGVINTPFYNKALTKLGVKPSSVPPFYQPGLVADAILFAAEHPVRELIVGDAGRVLDYLQRLSPALTDRLLQLVGFKFQYTDQIEGESAPNNLFEPIEGDNRTEGDYRQLTIPSFFDWLDRYPGAKWALGGAAVAAVALLAAGQSRRGE; encoded by the coding sequence ATACGGTTAAAGCCGCTTGCCCAGCAGGTGGTCGTTGTCTTCGGCGCTTCGAGCGGCATCGGACGCGAGACTGCCCTGCGCCTTGCCCAAAAAGACGCAAAGCTGGTGGTCGCCGCCCGCACCGAGTCGGCCCTCGTCTCCCTGGTCGAGACAATCCGCGCCCAGGGCGGTCAGGCCGTCTACCAGCTCGCCGACGCCGCTCGGATCGATGAGGTCCAGGCGGTGGCGGAGCGGGCAATCGTCGAGTACGGCAGGCTCGACACCTGGGTACAGGTCGCCGGTACGGCGGTGATTGGGCCTTTTCTTGAAACGACGGCGGCGGAATTCGAGCGGGTGGTGCAGGTCAATTTGCTCGGTCAGGTCTACGGAGCGATGGCGGCCCTGCCCCACCTCAAGCGCCAGGGCGGAGCGCTCATCCACATCTCTTCGGTCGAAGCGCGGCGATCGATGCCGCTGCAGAGTGCCTACGCCGCCTCCAAACACGGCATCGAGGGCTTTCTTGATTCGCTGCGACTTGAACTGGAGCACGATCGCCTCCTGGTGAGCGTCACCAACATCCTGCCGGGGGTGATCAACACGCCCTTCTACAACAAGGCGCTCACCAAACTGGGGGTCAAGCCCAGTTCGGTGCCGCCCTTCTACCAGCCCGGCCTTGTCGCCGATGCGATCCTCTTTGCCGCCGAGCATCCCGTGCGCGAATTGATCGTGGGCGATGCGGGACGAGTGCTCGATTATCTGCAGCGCCTCTCACCTGCCCTCACCGACCGCCTGCTGCAACTGGTCGGCTTCAAGTTCCAGTACACAGACCAGATCGAGGGCGAATCGGCCCCCAACAATCTTTTCGAGCCGATCGAAGGGGACAACCGCACCGAAGGCGACTACCGCCAGCTCACCATCCCCAGCTTCTTTGACTGGCTCGATCGCTACCCAGGAGCAAAGTGGGCTCTGGGGGGAGCGGCGGTGGCAGCGGTGGCCCTGCTGGCTGCCGGACAGTCCCGTCGTGGCGAGTAG
- a CDS encoding SgcJ/EcaC family oxidoreductase — MEAKAVQAIVERAATAWMTGDAAAFASLFTADGECIVPGNRWVGQKAIAAALAEFAAGHTNVKISVRQIVADGDHAVVEWSWEDTETATGKRTVADDAIAVDFVRGQIRRWREYIDAQTPSRANGSN; from the coding sequence ATGGAAGCAAAAGCGGTTCAGGCCATCGTCGAGAGGGCAGCAACGGCCTGGATGACGGGTGATGCGGCTGCCTTTGCATCGCTATTTACAGCCGACGGCGAATGCATCGTGCCGGGCAACCGCTGGGTCGGGCAAAAAGCGATCGCTGCTGCCCTCGCCGAATTTGCTGCCGGTCACACCAACGTCAAGATCAGCGTCCGCCAGATCGTCGCCGACGGCGACCATGCCGTAGTCGAGTGGTCCTGGGAGGACACCGAGACGGCCACAGGTAAGCGCACCGTCGCCGACGACGCCATCGCCGTCGATTTTGTCCGGGGCCAGATCCGCCGCTGGCGCGAATATATCGATGCCCAGACGCCCAGTCGTGCCAATGGGAGCAACTGA
- a CDS encoding sugar O-acetyltransferase, whose translation MGATEREKMLAGELYRASDRQLVALRERARALFGLYNATGADETARRQALLGELFGKVGPTAEIEPPFFCDYGSQIEAGDRLYLNTGCVILDCCPVRLGENVLCGPNVHIYTATHPTDPRLRWEGYECALPVEIGDNVWLGGGAIVCPGVTIGSNAVIGAGSVVVKNIPANVVAVGNPCRVVRQLDSEPP comes from the coding sequence ATGGGAGCAACTGAGCGCGAAAAGATGCTCGCAGGCGAGCTGTACCGGGCGAGCGACCGGCAACTGGTGGCGCTGCGCGAGCGCGCCAGAGCCCTGTTTGGGCTCTACAACGCCACCGGAGCCGATGAGACCGCTCGTCGTCAGGCTCTGCTCGGCGAACTGTTCGGCAAAGTTGGCCCTACCGCCGAGATCGAGCCGCCCTTTTTTTGCGATTACGGCAGCCAGATCGAGGCTGGGGACCGGTTGTACCTCAATACCGGCTGCGTGATCCTCGATTGCTGTCCGGTCCGCTTGGGCGAGAACGTCCTCTGCGGACCGAACGTACATATCTATACCGCCACCCATCCCACCGATCCGCGCCTGCGCTGGGAAGGGTACGAGTGTGCCCTGCCGGTCGAGATCGGCGATAACGTCTGGCTGGGCGGCGGGGCAATTGTCTGTCCGGGGGTGACGATCGGCAGCAACGCCGTGATCGGAGCCGGTAGCGTCGTCGTCAAAAATATCCCAGCGAATGTCGTGGCCGTGGGCAACCCCTGCCGGGTAGTGCGTCAACTGGATTCGGAGCCGCCTTGA
- a CDS encoding glycosyltransferase, which translates to MKYRIVLVTYGSLGDLHSYLAVAIGLRERGHDVLLATSANYRLKVEGEGVAFHPLPPDIRSAGAGSGGTAAIDGSAGRH; encoded by the coding sequence TTGAAATACCGCATCGTACTCGTTACTTACGGATCGCTCGGCGACCTGCACTCGTATCTGGCGGTGGCAATCGGCCTGCGCGAGCGCGGGCACGACGTGCTCCTTGCCACTTCCGCCAACTACCGCTTAAAAGTCGAGGGCGAGGGCGTGGCCTTTCATCCCCTGCCGCCGGACATAAGAAGTGCTGGGGCAGGATCCGGAGGTACGGCGGCGATCGATGGATCTGCGGGGCGGCACTGA
- a CDS encoding glycosyltransferase: MDLRGGTEYVVRSIFLPHLEQNYEQLLTVSQGADLIVSHTLAYAVPLVAEKLGLPWLSVYLQPAGIFSSYDPPALPAAPVLTAARGFGRWPYRAILALGKLASRSWIVPIEALRSRLGLPPSPRHPMVEPYSPYGSLAWFSRLLAVPQPDWPPRTTITGFPFYDKQTAEQAGLDPALEAFLARGEPPVVFTLGSAAVFDPGTFYEQSLIAVRRTGLRAVLLVGEEGMSALSKTTTERIYVGAYAPYSALMPRALLNVHQGGIGTTAQALRSGRPMLVVPFSHDQPDNAERVTKLGVARMIPRSAYTAQKAEAALQSLSTDQRFAQRAQSVAAQLRSEDGVTAACRAIESVCLTPPIPPAAAPARLPDCPRLSPLQPSYSEPPLVYCYWFQGSGEDCAPPCGFDRVEEIVPRYQGPAKLNRIEWH; encoded by the coding sequence ATGGATCTGCGGGGCGGCACTGAGTACGTCGTGCGCTCGATCTTCCTGCCCCACCTGGAGCAAAATTACGAGCAATTGCTCACCGTCTCTCAGGGCGCGGATCTGATCGTCTCCCACACCCTCGCCTACGCCGTTCCCCTCGTGGCTGAGAAACTGGGCCTGCCCTGGCTCTCTGTCTACCTGCAGCCTGCGGGCATCTTCTCAAGTTACGATCCACCTGCTCTTCCTGCCGCGCCAGTGCTCACCGCCGCACGCGGCTTTGGTCGCTGGCCTTACCGGGCGATTTTGGCTCTGGGCAAGCTGGCCTCGCGTTCCTGGATTGTCCCGATCGAGGCTCTGCGCTCGCGGCTGGGCCTGCCGCCTTCGCCCCGCCACCCGATGGTCGAACCGTATTCGCCCTACGGCTCGCTGGCCTGGTTTTCTCGCCTGCTGGCGGTTCCACAACCCGACTGGCCGCCCCGGACGACAATTACAGGCTTCCCTTTCTATGACAAACAGACAGCCGAACAAGCCGGGCTGGACCCAGCTTTGGAGGCTTTTCTCGCTCGCGGTGAGCCGCCGGTGGTCTTCACCCTCGGCTCTGCCGCCGTGTTCGATCCGGGCACGTTTTATGAGCAGAGCCTGATCGCTGTGCGGCGAACGGGGCTGCGGGCGGTGCTCCTGGTAGGAGAAGAGGGAATGTCTGCGCTCTCGAAGACTACAACCGAGCGGATCTACGTCGGTGCCTACGCGCCCTACTCGGCTCTGATGCCCCGCGCCCTGCTCAACGTTCATCAAGGGGGCATCGGCACCACCGCCCAGGCACTGCGCTCCGGGCGACCGATGCTCGTAGTGCCCTTCAGCCACGACCAGCCGGACAACGCCGAGCGCGTTACAAAACTGGGGGTAGCAAGGATGATTCCGCGCAGCGCCTACACCGCCCAAAAAGCGGAGGCGGCCCTGCAGTCCCTGAGCACAGACCAGCGGTTTGCCCAGCGCGCCCAATCGGTTGCTGCCCAACTGCGCTCAGAAGATGGCGTCACTGCCGCCTGCAGGGCAATTGAATCTGTCTGCCTGACTCCACCCATCCCGCCTGCCGCTGCTCCTGCCAGACTCCCCGATTGTCCCCGCTTATCCCCCCTGCAGCCCAGTTACAGTGAACCCCCCCTCGTATATTGCTATTGGTTCCAAGGTAGCGGTGAGGACTGTGCCCCCCCTTGCGGCTTTGACCGCGTGGAAGAGATTGTCCCCCGCTATCAAGGACCGGCAAAGCTGAACCGTATCGAGTGGCACTGA
- a CDS encoding IS110 family transposase, whose amino-acid sequence MQRDGSQNDYQLFVGIDVAALTVTAAWLLTHAKPTAAITLPQTPEGHCQLAERLLAVCPTAAEVLVVIEATGSYWMRLATFLALKGFAVSVVNPAQSHYFARALLKRSKSDALDAQTLAQLAAALQPGLWQPPPEIYYQLQQRLQHRDALLQQRQQLHNQLHALRQFPLVVAAVQASLEQLSHTFDEQIAQMEAQLEALLAQDSLWHQAATKLRTIKGIGSVTAGWVLVSTLNFGCCATVEAAVAYAGLAPRSHRSGTSLHRPERIGHAGNARLRTALYMASLSAIRCNQQIKSFYQRLRAAGKPAKVALCAAARKLLHIAWAVVKTDTPFDAEHGRLVCLQ is encoded by the coding sequence ATGCAGCGAGACGGTTCACAAAACGACTATCAGCTATTTGTCGGTATTGATGTGGCGGCACTCACTGTCACTGCCGCCTGGCTGCTCACCCACGCAAAGCCTACCGCTGCCATCACACTGCCCCAAACCCCCGAAGGACACTGCCAATTGGCCGAACGCTTACTCGCCGTCTGTCCCACCGCCGCTGAGGTGTTAGTGGTCATCGAAGCCACAGGCTCCTACTGGATGCGACTGGCCACATTTCTGGCGCTCAAAGGTTTTGCCGTCAGTGTGGTCAACCCCGCTCAGTCTCATTACTTTGCCAGGGCACTGCTCAAGCGTTCCAAAAGCGATGCGCTTGATGCCCAGACGCTTGCCCAACTCGCTGCCGCCCTGCAACCTGGTCTTTGGCAGCCGCCGCCTGAGATTTATTACCAACTCCAACAGCGCCTGCAGCATCGCGATGCCTTGCTGCAGCAACGCCAACAACTGCACAACCAGTTGCACGCTCTGCGGCAATTTCCGTTGGTGGTGGCGGCGGTACAAGCGAGTCTGGAGCAGTTGAGCCACACCTTCGATGAGCAGATTGCGCAGATGGAAGCTCAGCTAGAAGCGCTGCTCGCCCAAGACTCGCTTTGGCATCAAGCTGCAACCAAGCTGCGCACTATCAAAGGCATTGGGTCTGTCACCGCTGGGTGGGTGTTGGTGAGTACCCTCAACTTCGGCTGCTGTGCAACGGTGGAAGCGGCGGTGGCCTACGCGGGTCTCGCTCCCCGCTCCCACCGTAGCGGCACCAGCCTTCATAGACCAGAGCGCATCGGCCATGCAGGCAATGCCCGCTTACGCACGGCGCTGTATATGGCGAGCTTGAGTGCGATCCGCTGCAATCAGCAGATTAAAAGCTTTTACCAGCGGCTACGAGCAGCCGGTAAACCGGCAAAGGTAGCGCTTTGCGCTGCGGCTCGCAAACTCTTACACATTGCCTGGGCGGTTGTGAAAACAGACACGCCTTTCGATGCAGAGCACGGCAGGTTGGTTTGCTTGCAGTAG
- the eno gene encoding phosphopyruvate hydratase: MSTVIEQVRAREILDSRGRPTLEAEVVLRGGATGWAAVPSGASTGSFEAHELRDGDKARYGGKGTLQAVSNILTVLAPEIVGLDALDQVGLDRRLIAIDGTPNKSRLGANALLGVSLATAHAASAALGLPLFRYLGGPLATVLPVPCFNVVNGGAHADNNVDIQEFMIVPVGAPSFREALRYGAEVFATLRGVLHDQKLGTGIGDEGGFAPDLKSNQEALDLLVQAIEKAGYRPGADIAIALDVAATELYKDGQYHFEQQALSAAEFIAALAKWVDSYPIVSIEDGLAEDDWEGWQQLTERLGGRVQLVGDDLFVTNRSRLQKGIDLGVANAILIKVNQIGTLTETLETIALAGRHRYRSMMSHRSGETEDVTIADLAVATRCGQIKTGSLARSERVAKYNQLLRIEEKLGDSAEYLGQRAF; encoded by the coding sequence GTGAGCACAGTGATCGAGCAGGTGCGCGCTCGAGAAATTCTCGATTCGCGCGGGCGTCCGACTTTAGAAGCAGAGGTCGTCCTGAGAGGCGGAGCCACAGGCTGGGCGGCGGTGCCGAGCGGAGCCTCGACCGGCAGCTTCGAGGCGCACGAGTTGCGCGACGGCGACAAGGCCCGCTACGGCGGCAAGGGCACCCTGCAGGCAGTGAGCAACATTCTCACCGTGCTGGCACCGGAGATCGTCGGCCTGGACGCCCTCGATCAAGTCGGGCTTGACCGGCGGCTGATCGCGATTGACGGCACGCCCAACAAGTCGCGCCTCGGGGCAAACGCCCTTCTGGGGGTGTCGCTCGCTACTGCCCACGCGGCGAGTGCGGCCCTCGGGCTGCCGCTATTTCGCTATCTGGGCGGGCCTCTCGCTACGGTGCTGCCGGTGCCCTGCTTCAACGTCGTCAACGGTGGGGCGCACGCCGACAACAACGTCGATATTCAAGAATTTATGATCGTGCCGGTGGGCGCTCCCAGTTTTCGCGAGGCGCTGCGCTATGGGGCAGAGGTCTTTGCGACGCTGCGCGGTGTGCTGCACGATCAAAAGTTAGGGACCGGCATCGGCGACGAGGGCGGTTTTGCCCCGGACCTCAAATCCAATCAAGAAGCGCTCGACCTGCTCGTCCAGGCGATCGAGAAGGCGGGCTATCGTCCGGGGGCAGATATTGCGATTGCCCTGGACGTGGCGGCCACGGAGCTTTATAAGGACGGCCAGTACCACTTCGAGCAGCAGGCGCTCTCCGCCGCTGAATTTATCGCGGCCCTGGCAAAGTGGGTGGACAGCTATCCCATTGTCTCGATCGAGGACGGCCTCGCTGAGGACGACTGGGAAGGCTGGCAGCAGCTGACCGAAAGGCTCGGGGGCCGGGTGCAACTGGTGGGAGACGATCTATTCGTCACCAACCGCAGCCGGTTGCAAAAGGGCATCGACCTGGGAGTTGCCAACGCGATTTTGATCAAGGTCAACCAGATCGGTACGCTAACCGAGACCCTCGAAACGATTGCCCTGGCAGGTCGTCACCGCTACCGCTCGATGATGTCGCACCGATCCGGCGAGACTGAAGATGTCACGATCGCCGATCTGGCAGTGGCGACGCGCTGCGGTCAGATCAAGACCGGCTCGCTCGCTCGCTCCGAGCGGGTCGCCAAGTACAACCAGCTCTTGCGCATCGAAGAAAAGCTGGGGGACAGCGCGGAATATCTCGGGCAACGGGCGTTCTAA
- a CDS encoding DUF2780 domain-containing protein, producing the protein MVSGTGNASSPGAQLIAQLAERLGIPHDLAAAAAGVALQFLSRQLEAGTFNEILDHIPLARTWLGQAVQGEQQAQATNPLAGLLGQVAGSLGGNLGSTAQLLAQLNQVGLSPETIGQFLPTFAGLLQQHLPPHLAEPAAQKLQTS; encoded by the coding sequence ATGGTTTCTGGTACCGGCAACGCTTCCTCGCCCGGTGCGCAACTGATTGCCCAGTTGGCGGAGCGCCTCGGTATTCCCCACGATCTGGCGGCAGCCGCCGCCGGCGTCGCCCTGCAGTTTTTAAGCCGCCAGCTGGAGGCGGGCACCTTCAACGAAATTCTCGATCACATCCCCCTTGCCCGCACCTGGCTTGGGCAGGCCGTCCAGGGCGAACAGCAGGCCCAGGCCACCAATCCGCTGGCGGGGCTTTTAGGCCAGGTGGCAGGCAGCCTCGGAGGCAACCTCGGCTCGACGGCCCAATTGCTGGCCCAACTCAATCAGGTGGGCCTCTCCCCCGAGACGATTGGCCAGTTCTTGCCGACTTTTGCAGGTCTGTTGCAGCAGCATCTGCCTCCGCACCTGGCCGAACCTGCCGCCCAGAAGCTGCAGACGAGTTAG
- a CDS encoding DUF2470 domain-containing protein translates to MAEVFTPEVSERICQHMNADHADAVALYARAFALEDSRPIEAARMLAIDPLGMDLLVTLRDAHLPVRIPFDPPLKDAEDAHHTLIDMVKTARARLAKTP, encoded by the coding sequence ATGGCCGAAGTTTTTACGCCTGAAGTGAGCGAGCGCATCTGCCAGCACATGAACGCCGACCACGCCGATGCGGTCGCCCTTTACGCCCGCGCCTTTGCTTTAGAGGACAGCAGGCCGATCGAGGCGGCCCGGATGCTCGCGATCGACCCGCTGGGGATGGATCTGCTCGTCACCTTGAGGGACGCCCACCTGCCTGTGCGCATTCCCTTTGACCCGCCCCTCAAGGACGCCGAAGATGCTCACCACACCCTGATCGATATGGTGAAGACGGCCCGCGCCCGACTGGCAAAAACCCCGTAG
- a CDS encoding NAD(P)H-binding protein, whose product MKILVVGATGNLGRQIVRRAIDEGHTVRCLVRNREKAQFLEQWGAQLFGGDLREPESFGPLLAEVEAVILAASALANRDARDKTNNIENVDDRGMRAFIDAMQGLPIERVVYTSLLRADEFAGIKMMAIKRAVEAHLERSGLPYTILRLAPFMQGLIPEYALPILEKKPVRVPRTPSPIAYLSTLDAAAFAVAACTAGGAKNATVEVSGPELWQTDAIIKLCDDLANHKQVPKVSLLSDGQKRLNAFLARMLNPNLIDLLQFSEAFATGKPYAADMEAAGAIFDIPATALTRVDPFLREYFAIIKRRLREKNYQEPKIKLPF is encoded by the coding sequence ATGAAGATCCTGGTGGTGGGTGCGACGGGCAACCTAGGCCGACAGATCGTGCGGCGGGCGATCGACGAGGGCCATACTGTCCGCTGCCTGGTGCGCAACCGCGAAAAGGCGCAATTTCTTGAGCAGTGGGGCGCGCAACTTTTTGGCGGCGACCTGCGGGAGCCGGAGAGCTTTGGGCCGTTGCTCGCTGAGGTGGAGGCGGTGATCTTAGCAGCGAGTGCGCTCGCCAACCGCGACGCCCGCGACAAGACCAACAACATCGAGAACGTCGATGATCGGGGGATGCGTGCGTTTATCGATGCGATGCAGGGGCTACCCATCGAGCGGGTGGTGTACACGTCGCTGTTGCGGGCGGACGAATTTGCCGGCATCAAGATGATGGCGATCAAGCGGGCGGTCGAAGCCCACCTGGAGCGCTCGGGCCTGCCCTATACCATCCTGCGCCTGGCTCCCTTCATGCAGGGACTGATCCCGGAGTACGCCCTGCCGATTCTCGAAAAAAAGCCCGTGCGCGTGCCGAGGACGCCCTCGCCCATCGCTTATCTGAGCACCCTCGACGCCGCCGCCTTCGCCGTCGCTGCCTGCACGGCGGGGGGAGCAAAAAACGCCACTGTCGAAGTGAGTGGCCCCGAACTGTGGCAGACCGACGCCATCATCAAGCTCTGCGACGATCTGGCCAACCACAAGCAGGTGCCGAAGGTCAGCCTTCTCTCCGACGGCCAGAAGCGCCTCAACGCGTTTCTCGCCAGAATGCTCAACCCCAATTTGATCGACCTGCTGCAATTTAGCGAAGCCTTTGCCACGGGCAAACCTTATGCCGCTGACATGGAAGCCGCCGGAGCGATTTTTGACATTCCGGCCACTGCCCTCACCAGGGTCGATCCGTTCTTGCGCGAATACTTTGCAATCATCAAGCGCCGCCTGCGGGAGAAGAACTACCAGGAACCCAAGATCAAACTGCCCTTTTAG